The following are encoded together in the Mesoterricola sediminis genome:
- the hutU gene encoding urocanate hydratase yields MTQATEAPVFRAPHGTHLHCKGWLQEAALRMLMNNLDPDVAERPEDLIVYGGLGKAARNWDCFNAIVKELKHLGDDETLLIQSGKPVGVVKTHPDAPRVLIANSNLVPRWATWEHFRELDRKGLMMYGQMTAGSWIYIGSQGIVQGTYETFAEAARQHFGGSLAGTWTLTAGLGGMGGAQPLSVTMNGGVALCVEVDRTRIEKRLATRYLDEWTDSLDEAMARVQRYVAEKKAVSIGLLGNASEILPELVRRGARPHLVTDQTSAHDEYNGYIPAGLTLEAAAAMRKSDPEGYVKRALDSMRAHVEAMLAFQKTGSVTFDYGNNIRAQAQRAGCADAFAFPGFVPAFIRPLFCKGIGPFRWAALSGDPEDIAVTDRAMMELFPENEGMIRWIKAASEKIAFQGLPARICWIGAGERHLAGLKFNELVREGKLKAPIVIGRDHLDSGSVASPNRETEAMKDGSDAVSDWPLLNAMTACSGGASWVSLHHGGGVGMGFSQHSGVVIVADGTERADRCIRRVLWNDPAMGVFRHADAGYDSAREHAERIGLHVPLPR; encoded by the coding sequence ATGACCCAAGCCACCGAAGCCCCCGTCTTCCGCGCCCCCCACGGAACCCACCTGCACTGCAAGGGGTGGCTCCAGGAGGCCGCCCTCCGCATGCTCATGAACAACCTGGACCCGGACGTGGCCGAGCGCCCCGAGGACCTGATCGTCTACGGCGGCCTGGGCAAGGCCGCCCGGAACTGGGATTGCTTCAACGCCATCGTCAAGGAACTCAAGCACCTGGGTGACGACGAAACCCTCCTGATCCAGAGCGGCAAGCCCGTGGGCGTCGTGAAGACCCACCCGGACGCCCCCCGGGTCCTCATCGCCAATTCCAACCTGGTGCCCCGCTGGGCCACCTGGGAGCACTTCCGCGAGCTGGACCGCAAGGGCCTGATGATGTACGGCCAGATGACGGCCGGGAGCTGGATCTACATCGGCAGCCAGGGCATCGTCCAGGGCACGTACGAGACCTTCGCAGAGGCCGCCCGCCAGCACTTCGGCGGCAGCCTGGCCGGGACCTGGACCCTCACCGCGGGCCTGGGCGGCATGGGCGGGGCCCAGCCCCTGTCCGTGACCATGAACGGCGGCGTGGCCCTCTGCGTCGAGGTGGACCGCACCCGCATCGAGAAGCGCCTCGCGACCCGCTACCTGGACGAGTGGACCGACTCCCTCGACGAGGCCATGGCCCGCGTCCAGCGCTACGTGGCCGAGAAGAAGGCCGTCTCCATCGGCCTCCTGGGCAACGCCTCCGAGATCCTGCCCGAGCTGGTGCGGCGCGGCGCGCGGCCCCACCTCGTGACGGACCAGACCTCCGCCCACGACGAATACAACGGCTACATCCCCGCCGGCCTCACCCTCGAGGCGGCCGCGGCCATGCGCAAGTCGGATCCCGAGGGCTACGTGAAGCGGGCCCTCGATTCCATGCGCGCCCACGTGGAGGCCATGCTGGCCTTCCAGAAGACGGGCTCGGTCACCTTCGACTACGGCAACAACATCCGCGCCCAGGCCCAGCGCGCCGGCTGCGCCGACGCGTTCGCCTTCCCGGGCTTCGTGCCGGCCTTCATCCGGCCCCTCTTCTGCAAGGGCATCGGGCCCTTCCGCTGGGCCGCCCTCTCCGGCGACCCCGAGGACATCGCCGTCACCGATCGGGCCATGATGGAGCTCTTCCCGGAGAACGAGGGCATGATCCGCTGGATCAAGGCCGCCTCCGAGAAGATCGCCTTCCAGGGCCTGCCCGCCCGGATCTGCTGGATCGGCGCCGGCGAGCGCCACCTGGCCGGCCTGAAATTCAACGAGCTGGTGCGGGAGGGCAAGCTGAAGGCCCCCATCGTCATCGGCCGCGACCACCTGGATTCGGGCAGCGTCGCCAGCCCCAACCGCGAGACCGAGGCCATGAAGGACGGCTCCGACGCCGTCTCCGATTGGCCCCTCCTCAACGCCATGACCGCCTGCAGCGGCGGCGCCAGCTGGGTGAGCCTCCACCACGGCGGCGGCGTCGGCATGGGCTTCTCCCAGCACTCCGGCGTCGTCATCGTGGCCGACGGCACGGAGCGCGCGGACCGCTGCATCCGGCGGGTCCTGTGGAACGACCCCGCCATGGGCGTCTTCCGCCACGCGGACGCGGGCTACGACAGCGCCCGCGAGCACGCGGAGCGCATCGGCCTCCACGTGCCCCTGCCCCGGTGA
- a CDS encoding tyrosine-type recombinase/integrase gives MAGRAKGTIQQYLASIRRFQEMVGKSADRASQAEIRRWVEHLQAQPIGPERLRCHYSALAFLFRKTLGQPDKVAFISMPRKDAPLPTILTAAEVGRVLKSFTVAKYSVFFALIYATGLRISEAIGLETQDIDALRG, from the coding sequence ATGGCCGGGCGTGCCAAAGGAACCATCCAGCAATATCTGGCCTCCATCCGGCGGTTCCAGGAGATGGTCGGCAAGTCGGCCGACCGTGCCTCCCAGGCGGAAATCCGCCGCTGGGTGGAGCACCTCCAGGCCCAGCCCATCGGCCCGGAACGCCTGCGATGCCACTACTCGGCGCTGGCCTTCCTATTCCGGAAAACCCTGGGCCAGCCCGACAAGGTGGCCTTCATCTCCATGCCCAGGAAGGATGCCCCGCTGCCCACCATCCTGACCGCGGCCGAGGTGGGCCGGGTGCTCAAGTCCTTCACTGTGGCCAAGTACAGCGTGTTCTTCGCCCTGATCTACGCCACGGGCCTCCGGATCAGCGAGGCCATCGGCCTGGAGACCCAGGACATCGATGCCCTGCGGGGGTGA
- a CDS encoding ABC-F family ATP-binding cassette domain-containing protein: MPVALSLVKVTKRFGAQPILENLSFGLMTGEKVGLIGRNGAGKSTLFKLLAGEDTPDSGEVVLTQGLRVARLSQDPHFPPGATVRSALEWALSDHRELIRRHAEIHEALTGAAPDAAERLHQELDAVEHHLGHMGWDLEPRLKEAVTTWGLLDLEAEVEALSGGWRKRVALAQAWLKDPDVLVLDEPTNHLDPEQVERLEGWLQAFAGALLLITHDRHLLDGVVDRMLELENGAVTSYEGSYSDYLLEKSDREFREARLTEHMQNRLRRELAWLRRGAKARTRKSKLRIQDVLDLKDDVKDRTRQEQRVSLAFAGGSNRSDSLLQAEGLRFAYPGTDRDLAGGLDLVLQRGMRIALLGPNGCGKSTVLKLLLGELEPTAGALTRHPRLSVSAISQGRGELRGDLSVADNIAERASMVKVGGSEMLVLVYLSRFGFPADQQKRAAGTLSGGERNRLLLAKAMLQPADLLVLDEPTNDLDIPTLQNLEEALLDYPGALLLVSHDRFFLDQVATHTLAWNPAGTPRWEFYEGNPASVRRLRAERAQEAPRAAAAKAAAPRTDTRDPSRRKPGLSQKEARRLAEVEAAMAGLQARIAGLEALMADPAAFISADAPGHQALRDKEAALADLDVLEMEWLELEEKREA, translated from the coding sequence ATGCCCGTCGCCCTCAGTCTGGTCAAGGTAACCAAGCGCTTCGGCGCCCAGCCGATCCTGGAGAACCTCAGCTTCGGCCTCATGACGGGCGAGAAGGTGGGCCTCATCGGACGGAACGGGGCCGGCAAGTCCACCCTCTTCAAGCTCCTGGCCGGGGAGGACACGCCCGATTCGGGCGAGGTGGTCCTCACCCAGGGCCTGCGGGTGGCCCGGCTCAGCCAGGACCCCCACTTCCCCCCGGGGGCCACGGTCCGGAGCGCCCTGGAGTGGGCCCTCAGCGATCACCGCGAGCTGATCCGGCGCCACGCGGAGATCCACGAGGCCCTGACGGGCGCGGCCCCGGACGCGGCCGAGCGCCTGCACCAGGAGCTGGACGCCGTCGAGCACCACCTGGGCCACATGGGCTGGGACCTGGAGCCCCGCCTGAAGGAGGCCGTCACCACGTGGGGCCTCCTGGACCTGGAGGCGGAGGTCGAGGCCCTCTCCGGCGGCTGGCGCAAGCGGGTGGCCCTGGCCCAGGCCTGGCTCAAGGACCCCGACGTGCTCGTGCTGGACGAGCCCACCAACCACCTGGACCCCGAGCAGGTGGAGCGCCTGGAGGGGTGGCTCCAGGCCTTCGCGGGCGCCCTCCTCCTGATCACCCACGACCGCCACCTCCTGGACGGGGTGGTGGACCGCATGCTGGAGCTGGAGAACGGTGCGGTCACCAGCTACGAGGGTTCCTATTCGGACTACCTCCTGGAGAAGTCCGACCGCGAGTTCCGCGAGGCCCGCCTCACCGAGCACATGCAGAACCGCCTCCGGCGCGAGCTGGCCTGGCTCCGTCGCGGCGCGAAGGCCCGGACCCGCAAGTCCAAGCTCCGCATCCAGGACGTCCTGGACCTCAAGGACGACGTCAAGGACCGCACCCGGCAGGAGCAGCGGGTCTCCCTGGCCTTCGCGGGGGGCTCCAACCGCAGCGACAGCCTCCTCCAGGCCGAGGGCCTGCGCTTCGCCTACCCGGGCACCGACCGGGACCTGGCCGGGGGCCTGGACCTGGTGCTGCAACGCGGCATGCGGATCGCCCTGCTGGGCCCCAACGGCTGCGGCAAGAGCACGGTCCTCAAGCTCCTCCTTGGGGAGCTGGAGCCGACGGCGGGCGCCCTCACCCGGCACCCCCGCCTCTCCGTCTCCGCCATCAGCCAGGGCCGCGGCGAGCTCCGGGGGGACCTCTCGGTGGCCGACAACATCGCCGAGCGCGCCTCCATGGTCAAGGTGGGCGGCTCCGAGATGCTCGTCCTCGTCTACCTCTCCCGCTTCGGGTTCCCCGCCGACCAGCAGAAGCGCGCCGCGGGCACCCTCTCCGGCGGGGAGCGCAACCGCCTCCTGCTGGCCAAGGCCATGCTCCAGCCCGCGGACCTCCTCGTCCTGGACGAGCCCACCAACGACCTCGACATCCCGACCCTCCAGAACCTGGAGGAGGCCCTGCTGGACTACCCCGGGGCCCTCCTGCTCGTGAGCCACGACCGGTTCTTCCTGGACCAGGTGGCGACCCACACCCTGGCCTGGAACCCCGCCGGGACGCCCCGGTGGGAGTTCTACGAGGGCAACCCCGCCTCCGTGCGGCGCCTGCGCGCCGAGCGCGCCCAGGAGGCCCCCAGGGCCGCCGCCGCCAAGGCCGCCGCGCCCCGCACCGACACCCGGGACCCCTCCCGGCGGAAGCCCGGGCTGTCCCAGAAGGAGGCCCGCCGCCTGGCGGAGGTGGAGGCCGCCATGGCCGGGCTCCAGGCCCGCATCGCCGGACTCGAGGCCCTGATGGCCGACCCCGCCGCCTTCATCTCCGCCGACGCCCCCGGCCACCAGGCGCTCCGGGACAAGGAGGCCGCCCTCGCGGACCTGGACGTCCTGGAGATGGAATGGCTGGAACTCGAAGAGAAGCGGGAAGCCTGA
- a CDS encoding acyltransferase family protein, producing the protein MRGRNPGIDLLRGLSIVLVVLHHVGMRVPFKGSALGAVLPAWFLSALAWSGYEAVFVFFVVSGYLIATNALDRWGSLAAVDLRAFYARRASRILPCLLALVAVLAALHAAGAADYVIRRPGQSLGRAVLAALGLHLNWYEGVTGYLPGNWDVLWSLSIEEVFYLAFPIAALLTRRKGVLAAILAVLALSLPWSRAALQGTPIWQEKAYLPGMAGIAMGVLAALAQARPGPDARRLLAALGGAGLFAAIFLQTWLWPVLRNGDLLLLTGSAALLVIALHARGPAPLPFTGWLQAMGRLSYEIYLTHMFIVWPIVRLAKARPGPWAFLWHVPALLAAWGLGWLVAKALSQPAERALRTRLGEA; encoded by the coding sequence ATGCGGGGCCGCAACCCCGGCATCGACCTCCTGCGGGGCCTGTCCATCGTCCTGGTGGTGCTCCACCACGTGGGCATGCGCGTCCCCTTCAAGGGCTCCGCCCTGGGGGCGGTCCTCCCGGCCTGGTTCCTCTCGGCCCTGGCCTGGAGCGGGTACGAGGCGGTCTTCGTGTTCTTCGTCGTCTCCGGCTACCTCATCGCCACCAACGCCCTCGACCGCTGGGGGTCCCTGGCCGCCGTGGACCTCCGGGCCTTCTACGCGCGCCGGGCCTCGCGCATCCTGCCCTGCCTCCTGGCCCTGGTCGCCGTCCTCGCCGCCCTCCACGCGGCCGGGGCCGCCGACTACGTCATCCGCCGGCCCGGCCAGTCCCTGGGACGGGCCGTCCTCGCCGCCCTGGGCCTCCACCTGAACTGGTACGAGGGCGTCACGGGCTACCTGCCGGGGAACTGGGACGTCCTCTGGTCCCTGTCCATCGAGGAGGTGTTCTACCTGGCCTTCCCCATCGCGGCCCTCCTGACGCGGCGGAAGGGCGTCCTGGCGGCGATTCTCGCCGTCCTGGCCCTCTCCCTGCCCTGGTCCCGGGCGGCCCTCCAGGGGACCCCCATCTGGCAGGAGAAGGCCTACCTCCCGGGCATGGCCGGCATCGCCATGGGCGTCCTGGCGGCCCTGGCCCAGGCCCGTCCGGGCCCCGACGCGCGGCGCCTCCTGGCGGCGCTGGGCGGCGCCGGGCTCTTCGCCGCCATCTTCCTCCAGACCTGGCTCTGGCCCGTGCTGCGGAACGGCGACCTCCTCCTGCTCACGGGCTCGGCGGCCCTCCTGGTCATCGCCCTCCACGCCCGGGGTCCGGCCCCCCTGCCCTTCACGGGCTGGCTCCAGGCCATGGGCCGGCTCAGCTACGAGATCTACCTGACCCACATGTTCATCGTTTGGCCCATCGTGCGCCTGGCCAAGGCCCGGCCCGGCCCCTGGGCCTTCCTGTGGCATGTGCCGGCCCTCCTGGCGGCCTGGGGCCTGGGCTGGCTCGTGGCCAAGGCCCTGTCCCAGCCCGCCGAACGCGCCCTCCGGACCCGCCTGGGCGAAGC
- a CDS encoding tyrosine-type recombinase/integrase produces MLRSVLLDMLREYWKYERPTPPLLFSTRFGRPLCPETARRALLCASAASGIGKVVTPHMLRHSFATSLLENRTDLRTIQVLLGHKSIKSIQIYTQVSASQIAAVRSPLEDLVP; encoded by the coding sequence ATGCTCCGCTCCGTCCTGCTGGATATGCTCCGGGAATATTGGAAGTACGAGCGCCCCACGCCACCCCTGCTGTTCTCAACCCGCTTCGGACGTCCCCTCTGCCCGGAGACGGCCCGTCGCGCCCTCCTGTGCGCCTCGGCGGCCTCGGGCATCGGGAAGGTGGTCACGCCCCACATGCTCCGGCACAGCTTCGCCACCTCCCTCCTGGAGAACCGCACGGACCTGAGGACCATCCAGGTCCTGCTCGGCCACAAGTCCATCAAGTCCATCCAGATCTACACCCAGGTCTCGGCCAGCCAGATCGCTGCCGTCCGGAGTCCCTTGGAGGACCTGGTCCCGTAG